From the Prunus dulcis chromosome 4, ALMONDv2, whole genome shotgun sequence genome, one window contains:
- the LOC117623754 gene encoding basic leucine zipper 61-like isoform X2 yields MAQLPPKIPSMAQNWASFPHQRLPTTANFIPTTTTSAAVQPPSQPQCNWIDEFLDFSSARRGVHRRSASDSIAFMESPLTLDEECRNPSTAMMHHGSTNNLGFDRLDDEQLMSMFSDDMSVTVPPTVSSSNPSTPSDQNSNNDENNNNNNSNKLLMAHQEQHQQHPKSEPGEDESSCEADPHAQSHPPPPTSPADPKRVKRILANRQSAQRSRVRKLQYISELERSVTTLQSEVSALSPRVAFLDHQRLILNVDNSALKQRIAALAQDKLFKDAHQEALKNEIERLRQVYHHQSLKKMGNQNAQQQQQQHQQQQQPNPDVMVCTDHNEQQILN; encoded by the exons ATGGCTCAATTACCACCTAAAATACCAAGCATGGCACAAAATTGGGCATCCTTCCCTCACCAAAGGCTACCCACCACGGCCAATTTCATCCCCACCACCACTACTTCTGCCGCGGTCCAGCCACCGTCGCAACCGCAATGTAACTGGATCGACGAGTTCCTCGATTTCTCCTCCGCCAGGCGTGGGGTCCACCGGAGGTCCGCGAGCGATTCCATAGCCTTCATGGAGTCCCCGTTGACATTGGACGAAGAATGCAGGAACCCGAGCACCGCCATGATGCATCATGGATCCACCAACAACCTCGGCTTCGACAGGCTGGACGACGAGCAGCTCATGTCCATGTTCTCCGACGACATGTCCGTCACCGTCCCTCCTACCGTGTCGTCTTCGAACCCGTCCACGCCGTCCGACCAGAACAGCAATAACGACGAGaataataacaacaacaacagcaacaagCTATTGATGGCTCATCAGGAGCAGCATCAGCAGCACCCGAAAAGCGAGCCGGGAGAGGACGAAAGCTCATGCGAGGCAGACCCTCATGCTCAATCTCATCCGCCACCGCCAACCTCCCCAGCTGATCCCAAGAGGGTCAAAAG aATTTTGGCGAACCGGCAATCGGCTCAACGGTCTAGGGTCAGAAAGTTGCAATACATTTCAGAGCTTGAACGCAGCGTTACAACATTACAG TCGGAGGTATCAGCACTGTCGCCAAGGGTGGCATTTCTAGACCACCAGAGGTTGATTCTGAATGTGGATAATAGTGCTTTGAAGCAAAGGATTGCTGCTTTGGCTCAAGATAAGCTTTTCAAAGACG ctcaTCAAGAGGCACTAAAGAATGAAATAGAGAGGTTAAGGCAGGTTTATCACCACCAAAGCCTAAAGAAGATGGGAAACCAAAACgcacagcagcagcagcagcagcatcagcaacagcagcaaccAAACCCAGATGTCATGGTGTGTACGGATCACAATGAGCAGCAAATTCTGAATTGA
- the LOC117625340 gene encoding glutamate receptor 2.8-like: protein MDNFSAFLSFMAFVLLLKQILIVDGISDTTKDDGFVGILGAIVDNSSRIGKEEGIAMQIAVEDFINTSNQPLDLKIRNSQGDPLQAALAARSLISTDQVQAILGPQTWEEVSLVAEIGSKSHIPIMSLADATPVWATELCTFLVQASPNKLKQMEAIAAIVQRWEWRQVTIIYEDKDFSAPAVLSHLSDALQEVGAEISHYLAILPFASSSLSEELQRLKSSQFRVFVVHLSLPVAVELFEKAKIMNMMEKDYVWIIIDPFASLVHSFNASTISSMQGVVGVKSYLPENESHFQDFRYKFRQRFSSEHPEEVNHEPSIFAAQAYDLTWTVALAMSKKRQGRQQIISNILQSDVDGLSGKINFTDQTIAPAHTFQIINMKGESYKELGFWSDGRGFSETIGESDTFKSSMNALGQVFWPGGIQGTPKGWSPPTSANPLKIGVPTRASFKQYVEVEMEKDHLGNNISFSYKGLAIDVFKATLEELPFDLLYNFFPFNGTFDALVEQIHLKNFDAAVGSISILANRYQHAEFTAPYTECGLVMVVPVRSRTREKAWLFIKPFTNAMWVLIGATSIYNGFVIWLIERNHCPEFKGSISNQVGTLIWLAFSTLFSLNRNKLKSNLSRITMVVWLFMALVITQTYTAKLASLLTLPQLEPTVVDVFALQNSNAMVGCAGASYTSKYLEEVLHFRHNNIKNFSRADEYAPALRRREVAALFLDLPLAKVFLAENCKSFTMTGPTYKVGGFGFAFARGSQLLPNVTQAMLKASENGTVRDLEKNMLASQKCMDMDLEDDRLSLSLNPSYFWVLFLFTGGTSSMALAIYIFRAYNSMSMSEHNVSWKLMMSVMKHWGNQRGRFSRKVSDIAQTTPTNSPNATEY, encoded by the exons ATGGATAACTTCTCAGCTTTTCTCTCCTTCATGGCCTTTGTTTTACTACTTAAACAAATTTTGATAGTTGATGGAATTAGTGACACAACAAAGGATGATGGTTTCGTAGGCATACTAGGCGCCATTGTAGACAACAGTTCTCGAATTGGCAAAGAAGAGGGCATTGCAATGCAGATCGCAGTGGAGGATTTCATTAACACAAGCAATCAGCCTTTGGATTTGAAGATCAGAAACTCTCAAGGGGACCCCCTGCAGGCAGCTCTTGCAG CCAGAAGTCTTATCAGTACGGATCAAGTGCAAGCAATTCTTGGTCCACAAACATGGGAAGAGGTGTCGTTAGTCGCTGAGATTGGAAGTAAGAGTCACATTCCTATTATGTCTTTAGCTGATGCAACTCCAGTGTGGGCAACAGAACTGTGCACCTTTCTAGTTCAAGCTTCACCAAACAAGTTAAAGCAAATGGAAGCAATAGCAGCTATAGTTCAAAGGTGGGAGTGGCGTCAAGTCACCATAATCTATGAAGACAAAGACTTTTCAGCCCCAGCAGTGCTAAGCCATCTATCTGATGCTCTCCAAGAAGTAGGTGCAGAAATTAGCCATTATTTAGCCATCCTGCCTTTTGCTTCTTCATCATTGTCAGAGGAACTTCAGAGGCTTAAGAGCAGCCAATTTAGAGTGTTTGTCGTCCACTTGTCATTGCCGGTTGCAGTTGAGCTATTTGAGAAGGCAAAAATAATGAACATGATGGAAAAGGATTACGTATGGATCATTATAGATCCTTTTGCAAGCCTTGTCCATTCCTTCAATGCCTCTACCATCTCCTCAATGCAAGGAGTTGTTGGAGTAAAGAGCTACCTCCCTGAAAATGAGTCCCATTTTCAGGATTTTCGCTATAAATTTCGCCAGCGGTTTAGCTCAGAGCATCCTGAGGAGGTCAACCATGAACCAAGCATTTTTGCAGCACAGGCTTATGATTTAACATGGACAGTGGCCCTTGCAATGAGCAAGAAGCGGCAGGGAAGGCAGCAAATTATATCAAACATTTTGCAAAGTGATGTTGATGGCTTAAGCGGGAAGATTAATTTTACTGACCAAACAATAGCTCCAGCACATACATTTCAGATCATCAATATGAAGGGAGAGAGCTACAAAGAACTTGGTTTCTGGTCAGATGGACGAGGTTTCTCAGAGACAATTGGTGAAAGTGATACATTTAAATCTTCCATGAACGCTTTGGGGCAAGTTTTTTGGCCAGGGGGGATTCAGGGTACCCCGAAAGGATGGAGTCCACCAACAAGTGCCAATCCACTTAAAATTGGTGTTCCAACCAGAGCATCTTTCAAACAATATGTAGAAGTGGAAATGGAAAAAGATCACTTGGGAAATAACATCTCTTTCTCTTATAAAGGACTTGCAATTGATGTCTTTAAAGCCACTCTAGAAGAATTGCCATTTGATTtgctatacaatttttttcccttcaatgGCACATTTGATGCTTTAGTGGAGCAAATTCATTTAAAG AACTTTGATGCCGCAGTTGGTAGTATATCGATACTAGCCAACCGATATCAGCATGCAGAATTCACAGCACCTTACACTGAATGCGGACTGGTAATGGTAGTACCCGTTCGTTCAAGAACACGAGAGAAAGCATGGTTATTCATAAAGCCCTTCACAAACGCCATGTGGGTTTTAATAGGAGCCACAAGTATCTACAATGGCTTTGTTATATGGTTGATAGAGAGAAACCACTGCCCTGAATTCAAAGGCTCCATCTCAAATCAAGTAGGAACCTTGATTTGGTTAGCCTTCAGCACTCTTTTCTCCTTGAATA GGAACAAGTTGAAAAGCAATCTGTCACGGATCACAATGGTCGTGTGGCTGTTCATGGCTCTAGTTATCACGCAGACTTACACCGCTAAGCTCGCCAGCTTGCTGACTCTGCCGCAGCTTGAACCGACTGTGGTTGATGTTTTTGCATTGCAAAACAGCAATGCAATGGTTGGTTGTGCCGGAGCATCGTATACTTCGAAATATCTGGAGGAAGTTTTGCACTTCCGCCACAACAACATCAAGAACTTCTCCAGGGCTGATGAGTACGCTCCAGCCCTCAGAAGAAGAGAAGTTGCAGCCCTCTTTCTTGACCTTCCTTTGGCCAAAGTGTTCCTTGCAGAAAACTGCAAAAGCTTCACCATGACTGGACCTACATACAAAGTTGGGGGATTTGGATTT GCATTTGCAAGGGGATCTCAGTTGCTTCCTAATGTAACTCAAGCAATGCTGAAGGCCTCCGAAAACGGAACGGTTCGAGACCTAGAAAAAAACATGCTTGCTTCTCAGAAGTGCATGGACATGGACCTAGAGGATGACCGTCTTAGTCTTAGTCTCAACCCCAGTTACTTCTGGGTGTTGTTCCTTTTCACGGGAGGCACATCCTCCATGGCTCTTGCCATCTACATCTTTCGTGCTTATAATTCCATGTCCATGTCTGAACACAATGTTAgctggaagttgatgatgtctGTAATGAAACACTGGGGGAATCAAAGGGGGCGGTTCTCAAGAAAAGTGAGTGATATTGCTCAAACTACTCCTACAAATTCTCCAAATGCAACTGAGTACTGA
- the LOC117624844 gene encoding homogentisate 1,2-dioxygenase isoform X2, giving the protein MDDHQQPVIKTNGPDSSSSSFSDLQYQSGFQNHFSSEALPGALPHGQSSPLLCPYGLYAEQISGTSFTSPRKLNHRTWLYRVKPSVTHEPFKPLESSHRKLVSEFTDSNSSTTPTQLRWKPVDIPETPTDFVEGLYTVCGAGSSFLRHGFAIHMYTANKSMDNCAFCNADGDFLIVPQTGRLWITTECGKLQISPGEIAVLPQGFRFAVDLPDGPSRGYVAEVFGTHFQLPDLGPIGANGLAAPRDFLVPTAWFEDSYRPGYVIIQKFGGELFTAKQEFSPFNVVAWHGNYAPYKYDLTTFCPFNTVLFDHGDPSINTVLTAPTDKPGVALLDFVIFPPRWLVAEHTFRPPYYHRNCMSEFMGLIYGGYEAKADGFLPGGASLHSCMTPHGPDTKTYE; this is encoded by the exons ATGGATGATCATCAGCAACCGGTCATCAAAACCAACGGCCCAGATTCATCCTCGTCCTCCTTCTCCGACCTCCAGTACCAGTCGGGCTTCCAGAACCACTTCTCCTCCGAAGCTCTCCCCGGAGCTCTCCCCCACGGCCAGAGCAGCCCTCTCCTCTGCCCGTACGGCCTCTACGCCGAGCAAATCTCCGGCACCTCCTTCACTTCCCCTCGCAAGCTCAACCACCGGACATGGCTTTATCGCGTCAAGCCTTCAGTGACCCACGAGCCCTTCAAGCCGCTCGAGTCGAGCCACAGGAAGCTCGTCTCCGAGTTCACCGACTCGAACAGCTCCACCACGCCGACCCAGCTCCGGTGGAAGCCGGTTGATATACCCGAGACCCCCACAGACTTCGTTGAAGGGCTTTACACTGTGTGTGGTGCTGGGAGCTCGTTCCTCCGCCATGGTTTTGCTATTCACAT GTACACTGCCAACAAATCGATGGATAATTGTGCATTTTGCAATGCTGATGGTGACTTCTTGATAGTTCCACAAACTGGAA GGCTCTGGATCACTACCGAATGCGGAAAATTGCAAATTTCTCCTGGTGAAATTGCTGTATTACCTCAAGGATTTCGTTTTGCAGTTGATCTGCCTGATGGCCCTTCACGTGGCTATGTGGCCGAGGTTTTCGGCACCCATTTTCAACTCCCTGATCTTGGACCAATAG GAGCTAATGGTCTTGCTGCTCCAAGGGATTTTCTTGTTCCCACAGCATGGTTCGAAGATAGTTACCGTCCAGGCTACGTTATTATACAGAAATTTGGTGGGGAACTTTTTACTGCAAAGCAAGAATTCTCTCCCTTCAATGTAGTTGCTTGGCATGGCAATTATGCTCCATATAAG TATGATCTGACTACATTCTGCCCTTTCAACACTGTTTTATTTGATCATGGTGATCCATCAATCAATACAG tTTTGACAGCACCAACTGATAAACCTGGTGTTGCATTActtgattttgttattttcccTCCGCGATGGTTGGTTGCCGAACATACATTCCGACCTCCATACTACCATCGTAATTGTATGAGCGAATTTATGGGCCTTATTTACGGAGGATATGAG GCGAAAGCTGATGGGTTTCTTCCAGGCGGTGCAAGCCTTCATAGCTGCATGACTCCCCATGGTCCTGATACCAAAACATATGAG TAG
- the LOC117624844 gene encoding homogentisate 1,2-dioxygenase isoform X1, producing the protein MDDHQQPVIKTNGPDSSSSSFSDLQYQSGFQNHFSSEALPGALPHGQSSPLLCPYGLYAEQISGTSFTSPRKLNHRTWLYRVKPSVTHEPFKPLESSHRKLVSEFTDSNSSTTPTQLRWKPVDIPETPTDFVEGLYTVCGAGSSFLRHGFAIHMYTANKSMDNCAFCNADGDFLIVPQTGRLWITTECGKLQISPGEIAVLPQGFRFAVDLPDGPSRGYVAEVFGTHFQLPDLGPIGANGLAAPRDFLVPTAWFEDSYRPGYVIIQKFGGELFTAKQEFSPFNVVAWHGNYAPYKYDLTTFCPFNTVLFDHGDPSINTVLTAPTDKPGVALLDFVIFPPRWLVAEHTFRPPYYHRNCMSEFMGLIYGGYEAKADGFLPGGASLHSCMTPHGPDTKTYEATIARGNEAGPSRISDTLAFMFESCLIPRICPWALESPFIDRDYYQCWIGLRSHFTREGAIAKDGDIQNGERED; encoded by the exons ATGGATGATCATCAGCAACCGGTCATCAAAACCAACGGCCCAGATTCATCCTCGTCCTCCTTCTCCGACCTCCAGTACCAGTCGGGCTTCCAGAACCACTTCTCCTCCGAAGCTCTCCCCGGAGCTCTCCCCCACGGCCAGAGCAGCCCTCTCCTCTGCCCGTACGGCCTCTACGCCGAGCAAATCTCCGGCACCTCCTTCACTTCCCCTCGCAAGCTCAACCACCGGACATGGCTTTATCGCGTCAAGCCTTCAGTGACCCACGAGCCCTTCAAGCCGCTCGAGTCGAGCCACAGGAAGCTCGTCTCCGAGTTCACCGACTCGAACAGCTCCACCACGCCGACCCAGCTCCGGTGGAAGCCGGTTGATATACCCGAGACCCCCACAGACTTCGTTGAAGGGCTTTACACTGTGTGTGGTGCTGGGAGCTCGTTCCTCCGCCATGGTTTTGCTATTCACAT GTACACTGCCAACAAATCGATGGATAATTGTGCATTTTGCAATGCTGATGGTGACTTCTTGATAGTTCCACAAACTGGAA GGCTCTGGATCACTACCGAATGCGGAAAATTGCAAATTTCTCCTGGTGAAATTGCTGTATTACCTCAAGGATTTCGTTTTGCAGTTGATCTGCCTGATGGCCCTTCACGTGGCTATGTGGCCGAGGTTTTCGGCACCCATTTTCAACTCCCTGATCTTGGACCAATAG GAGCTAATGGTCTTGCTGCTCCAAGGGATTTTCTTGTTCCCACAGCATGGTTCGAAGATAGTTACCGTCCAGGCTACGTTATTATACAGAAATTTGGTGGGGAACTTTTTACTGCAAAGCAAGAATTCTCTCCCTTCAATGTAGTTGCTTGGCATGGCAATTATGCTCCATATAAG TATGATCTGACTACATTCTGCCCTTTCAACACTGTTTTATTTGATCATGGTGATCCATCAATCAATACAG tTTTGACAGCACCAACTGATAAACCTGGTGTTGCATTActtgattttgttattttcccTCCGCGATGGTTGGTTGCCGAACATACATTCCGACCTCCATACTACCATCGTAATTGTATGAGCGAATTTATGGGCCTTATTTACGGAGGATATGAG GCGAAAGCTGATGGGTTTCTTCCAGGCGGTGCAAGCCTTCATAGCTGCATGACTCCCCATGGTCCTGATACCAAAACATATGAG GCTACCATTGCACGTGGAAATGAAGCAGGACCATCTAGAATTAGTGATACTTTGGCATTCATGTTTGAATCTTGTTTGATCCCCAGAATATGCCCATGGGCTCTTGAGTCTCCCTTCATCGACCGTGATTATTACCAGTGTTGGATTGGTCTGAGATCACATTTCACACGCGAAGGGGCAATTGCTAAAGATGGAGATATCCAGaatggggagagagaggattAG
- the LOC117623754 gene encoding basic leucine zipper 61-like isoform X1 yields MAQLPPKIPSMAQNWASFPHQRLPTTANFIPTTTTSAAVQPPSQPQCNWIDEFLDFSSARRGVHRRSASDSIAFMESPLTLDEECRNPSTAMMHHGSTNNLGFDRLDDEQLMSMFSDDMSVTVPPTVSSSNPSTPSDQNSNNDENNNNNNSNKLLMAHQEQHQQHPKSEPGEDESSCEADPHAQSHPPPPTSPADPKRVKSRILANRQSAQRSRVRKLQYISELERSVTTLQSEVSALSPRVAFLDHQRLILNVDNSALKQRIAALAQDKLFKDAHQEALKNEIERLRQVYHHQSLKKMGNQNAQQQQQQHQQQQQPNPDVMVCTDHNEQQILN; encoded by the exons ATGGCTCAATTACCACCTAAAATACCAAGCATGGCACAAAATTGGGCATCCTTCCCTCACCAAAGGCTACCCACCACGGCCAATTTCATCCCCACCACCACTACTTCTGCCGCGGTCCAGCCACCGTCGCAACCGCAATGTAACTGGATCGACGAGTTCCTCGATTTCTCCTCCGCCAGGCGTGGGGTCCACCGGAGGTCCGCGAGCGATTCCATAGCCTTCATGGAGTCCCCGTTGACATTGGACGAAGAATGCAGGAACCCGAGCACCGCCATGATGCATCATGGATCCACCAACAACCTCGGCTTCGACAGGCTGGACGACGAGCAGCTCATGTCCATGTTCTCCGACGACATGTCCGTCACCGTCCCTCCTACCGTGTCGTCTTCGAACCCGTCCACGCCGTCCGACCAGAACAGCAATAACGACGAGaataataacaacaacaacagcaacaagCTATTGATGGCTCATCAGGAGCAGCATCAGCAGCACCCGAAAAGCGAGCCGGGAGAGGACGAAAGCTCATGCGAGGCAGACCCTCATGCTCAATCTCATCCGCCACCGCCAACCTCCCCAGCTGATCCCAAGAGGGTCAAAAG cagaATTTTGGCGAACCGGCAATCGGCTCAACGGTCTAGGGTCAGAAAGTTGCAATACATTTCAGAGCTTGAACGCAGCGTTACAACATTACAG TCGGAGGTATCAGCACTGTCGCCAAGGGTGGCATTTCTAGACCACCAGAGGTTGATTCTGAATGTGGATAATAGTGCTTTGAAGCAAAGGATTGCTGCTTTGGCTCAAGATAAGCTTTTCAAAGACG ctcaTCAAGAGGCACTAAAGAATGAAATAGAGAGGTTAAGGCAGGTTTATCACCACCAAAGCCTAAAGAAGATGGGAAACCAAAACgcacagcagcagcagcagcagcatcagcaacagcagcaaccAAACCCAGATGTCATGGTGTGTACGGATCACAATGAGCAGCAAATTCTGAATTGA